In Citrus sinensis cultivar Valencia sweet orange chromosome 2, DVS_A1.0, whole genome shotgun sequence, a single genomic region encodes these proteins:
- the LOC102608093 gene encoding uncharacterized protein LOC102608093 isoform X1, whose translation MAGRRELGFPKTSAFSLREQLARTTLSNVRAQGHTYVELREDGKRFIFFCTLCLAPCYSDLVLFDHLKGNLHTERLSAAKVTLLGPNPWPFNDGVLFFDNSNEKEKQTTVSNDKLGRSLDYHNNDSNLAIVKYGEDMKVNGNEHSGLDEVHFDCENGTQVRDIYSESCDKVIPGVFLKDEIVDLRVRFIGLGQIAARMIQKDEGSIEISRIWCEWLGKKDPEDEDIVEIPDHDFAIVTFVYNYDLGRKGLFDDVKLLLSSSPAEDSENGEGTGRKRKKSFSDPEDVSESLSKQYDSCGEDSSASNSSTSRLLLDRYGDQLLHARFISSKAARREMRRQQRIAAERMCDICQQKILPDKDVAALLNLKTGNLACSSRNLNGVFHVFHISCLIHWILLCEFELKTNQPVTPKVKRRSRRKNGSKRVQARKDGEYIFTNQISSLFCPECQGTGVNIEGDELEKPTISLSQMFKYKIKVSDARKAWMKNPEALQNCSTGFYFPSRSEEKFQEKVSPLKLLHFYSAEV comes from the exons ATGGCTGGAAGGAGGGAATTAGGGTTCCCAAAGACCAGTGCTTTTAGCTTAAGAGAGCAATTAGCTAGAACTACTCTTAGCAATGTGAGAGCGCAAGGACACACGTATGTGGAGCTTCGTGAAGATGGCAAGCGGTTCATATTCTTTTGCACTTTGTGCCTTGCTCCCTGTTATAGTGATTTAGTGCTGTTCGATCATTTGAAGGGTAATCTTCACACTGAGAGGTTATCTGCCGCCAAGGTTACTCTCTTGGGGCCAAACCCATGGCCTTTTAATGATGGTGTTCTCTTCTTTGACAATTCTAACGAGAAAGAAAAGCAAACAACGGTATCAAATGATAAATTGGGCAGGTCGTTGGATTATCACAACAATGATAGTAATCTTGCTATTGTTAAATATGGAGAAGATATGAAAGTAAATGGTAATGAGCATAGTGGGCTTGATGAAGTTCATTTTGATTGTGAAAATGGAACTCAAGTTAGGGATATTTATTCGGAGAGTTGTGATAAGGTGATTCCAGGGGTGTTTCTTAAGGATGAAATTGTTGACTTGAGAGTGAGGTTCATTGGTCTAGGTCAAATTGCTGCAAGGATGATTCAGAAGGATGAAGGCTCGATcgagatttcaagaatctggTGTGAATGGTTGGGGAAGAAGGACCCAGAGGATGAAGATATTGTCGAGATTCCAGATCATGATTTTGCTATTGTCActtttgtttataattatgatttggGTAGAAAGGGTCTGTTCGATGATGTGAAGTTATTGCTTTCCTCAAGTCCTGCAGAAGATTCTGAGAATGGGGAGGGTACTggtagaaaaagaaagaaatctttTTCTGACCCAGAGGATGTTAGTGAGTCATTGAGTAAGCAGTATGATTCATGTGGGGAAGATTCTTCAGCATCCAATAGCTCAACTTCAAGATTGCTTTTGGACCGATATGGTGATCAGCTTCTGCACGCGAGATTTATATCTAGCAAGGCTGCTAGACGAGAAATGAGACGACAGCAACGCATAGCTGCAGAACGAATGTGTGATATCTGTCAGCAGAAGATACTCCCTGATAAAGATGTAGCTGCACTCCTGAACTTGAAGACTGGAAATCTTGCCTGCAGCAGTAGAAATTTGAATGGG GTATTTCATGTATTTCACATCTCCTGCCTCATACATTGGATACTTTTGTGCGAGTTTGAATTGAAGACTAACCAGCCTGTGACTCCAAAAGTGAAACGGAGGTCTAGAAGGAAAAATGGAAGCAAGCGGGTTCAGGCAAGAAAGGATGgagaatatatatttacaaatcaaatttcttcattgttCTGCCCAGAGTGCCAGGGTACTGGCGTGAACATTGAAGGGGATGAGCTTGAGAAACCCACTATCTCTCTCTCACAG ATGTTCAAATATAAGATTAAAGTGAGTGATGCACGTAAAGCTTGGATGAAAAATCCTGAAGCATTGCAGAACTGCTCAACAGGTTTCTATTTCCCTTCCCGATCTGAAGAAAAATTTCAg GAAAAGGTGTCGCCTCTAAAATTGCTTCATTTCTACAGTGCTGAAGTGTAG
- the LOC102608093 gene encoding uncharacterized protein LOC102608093 isoform X2: MAGRRELGFPKTSAFSLREQLARTTLSNVRAQGHTYVELREDGKRFIFFCTLCLAPCYSDLVLFDHLKGNLHTERLSAAKVTLLGPNPWPFNDGVLFFDNSNEKEKQTTVSNDKLGRSLDYHNNDSNLAIVKYGEDMKVNGNEHSGLDEVHFDCENGTQVRDIYSESCDKVIPGVFLKDEIVDLRVRFIGLGQIAARMIQKDEGSIEISRIWCEWLGKKDPEDEDIVEIPDHDFAIVTFVYNYDLGRKGLFDDVKLLLSSSPAEDSENGEGTGRKRKKSFSDPEDVSESLSKQYDSCGEDSSASNSSTSRLLLDRYGDQLLHARFISSKAARREMRRQQRIAAERMCDICQQKILPDKDVAALLNLKTGNLACSSRNLNGVFHVFHISCLIHWILLCEFELKTNQPVTPKVKRRSRRKNGSKRVQARKDGEYIFTNQISSLFCPECQGTGVNIEGDELEKPTISLSQMFKYKIKVSDARKAWMKNPEALQNCSTGKGVASKIASFLQC, encoded by the exons ATGGCTGGAAGGAGGGAATTAGGGTTCCCAAAGACCAGTGCTTTTAGCTTAAGAGAGCAATTAGCTAGAACTACTCTTAGCAATGTGAGAGCGCAAGGACACACGTATGTGGAGCTTCGTGAAGATGGCAAGCGGTTCATATTCTTTTGCACTTTGTGCCTTGCTCCCTGTTATAGTGATTTAGTGCTGTTCGATCATTTGAAGGGTAATCTTCACACTGAGAGGTTATCTGCCGCCAAGGTTACTCTCTTGGGGCCAAACCCATGGCCTTTTAATGATGGTGTTCTCTTCTTTGACAATTCTAACGAGAAAGAAAAGCAAACAACGGTATCAAATGATAAATTGGGCAGGTCGTTGGATTATCACAACAATGATAGTAATCTTGCTATTGTTAAATATGGAGAAGATATGAAAGTAAATGGTAATGAGCATAGTGGGCTTGATGAAGTTCATTTTGATTGTGAAAATGGAACTCAAGTTAGGGATATTTATTCGGAGAGTTGTGATAAGGTGATTCCAGGGGTGTTTCTTAAGGATGAAATTGTTGACTTGAGAGTGAGGTTCATTGGTCTAGGTCAAATTGCTGCAAGGATGATTCAGAAGGATGAAGGCTCGATcgagatttcaagaatctggTGTGAATGGTTGGGGAAGAAGGACCCAGAGGATGAAGATATTGTCGAGATTCCAGATCATGATTTTGCTATTGTCActtttgtttataattatgatttggGTAGAAAGGGTCTGTTCGATGATGTGAAGTTATTGCTTTCCTCAAGTCCTGCAGAAGATTCTGAGAATGGGGAGGGTACTggtagaaaaagaaagaaatctttTTCTGACCCAGAGGATGTTAGTGAGTCATTGAGTAAGCAGTATGATTCATGTGGGGAAGATTCTTCAGCATCCAATAGCTCAACTTCAAGATTGCTTTTGGACCGATATGGTGATCAGCTTCTGCACGCGAGATTTATATCTAGCAAGGCTGCTAGACGAGAAATGAGACGACAGCAACGCATAGCTGCAGAACGAATGTGTGATATCTGTCAGCAGAAGATACTCCCTGATAAAGATGTAGCTGCACTCCTGAACTTGAAGACTGGAAATCTTGCCTGCAGCAGTAGAAATTTGAATGGG GTATTTCATGTATTTCACATCTCCTGCCTCATACATTGGATACTTTTGTGCGAGTTTGAATTGAAGACTAACCAGCCTGTGACTCCAAAAGTGAAACGGAGGTCTAGAAGGAAAAATGGAAGCAAGCGGGTTCAGGCAAGAAAGGATGgagaatatatatttacaaatcaaatttcttcattgttCTGCCCAGAGTGCCAGGGTACTGGCGTGAACATTGAAGGGGATGAGCTTGAGAAACCCACTATCTCTCTCTCACAG ATGTTCAAATATAAGATTAAAGTGAGTGATGCACGTAAAGCTTGGATGAAAAATCCTGAAGCATTGCAGAACTGCTCAACAG GAAAAGGTGTCGCCTCTAAAATTGCTTCATTTCTACAGTGCTGA